A region from the Stygiolobus caldivivus genome encodes:
- a CDS encoding ribonuclease BN, whose amino-acid sequence MAENNDIDKFIVINDLKQRGKKGRISGKYIYLESGNRKYIIKTINENNKVNIREIEDFVSFSSKIDKESVIAIVDKYGDVSYYFLSEIKLNKKGE is encoded by the coding sequence ATGGCAGAAAATAATGATATTGATAAATTTATAGTTATTAATGATTTAAAACAAAGAGGAAAAAAAGGTAGGATTTCAGGAAAATATATCTATTTAGAGTCTGGGAATAGAAAATATATAATAAAAACAATAAATGAAAATAATAAAGTTAATATTAGAGAAATAGAAGATTTCGTATCATTTTCCTCTAAAATAGATAAAGAAAGCGTTATTGCTATAGTTGATAAATATGGTGATGTCAGTTATTATTTCTTATCAGAAATAAAGCTAAATAAGAAAGGGGAATGA
- a CDS encoding proteasome-activating nucleotidase, translated as MDSYKARNYSNNNDDAIVRLLEEKIESLTKELEKLRQDLNWYKGELEKLLAPPYIEATVLDILPDGRVVVRSSSGPNLVVNVASAIDIKKIKPGTSVALTQRGSAIVEILPNREDIIVKSFEVVERPNIHYSDIGGLETQIQELKEVVEIPLKNPELFREIGIEPPKGVLLYGPPGTGKTMLAKAVATESNATFIQVVASEFAQKFVGEGARIVREVFELARRKAPSIVFIDEIDAIGAKRIDLGTSGEREVQRTLMQLLAEIDGFKPLDNVKIIAATNRIDILDPALLRPGRFDRLIEVPLPDVKGREEIFKIYLSKMKIDSSINYNELAKLTEGLSGADIKNICTEAGYNAIRDGRKYITYKDITVAIDKVKKSRFKNKIPERHEKYT; from the coding sequence ATTGATAGCTATAAGGCTCGCAATTACTCAAATAATAATGATGATGCAATAGTGAGGCTTCTTGAGGAAAAAATAGAATCTTTGACTAAGGAATTAGAAAAGCTGAGACAGGATTTGAATTGGTACAAAGGAGAATTAGAAAAATTATTAGCGCCACCTTACATTGAAGCTACTGTATTGGACATATTACCAGATGGAAGAGTAGTTGTGAGGAGTTCTTCAGGCCCAAATCTAGTTGTAAATGTGGCCTCGGCAATAGATATTAAAAAAATAAAACCTGGGACATCTGTAGCCTTAACCCAAAGAGGATCTGCCATAGTTGAAATCCTGCCGAACAGAGAAGATATAATCGTAAAATCATTCGAAGTAGTAGAAAGACCCAACATTCATTACTCTGATATAGGAGGTCTTGAAACACAGATACAAGAGCTAAAAGAGGTCGTAGAGATCCCACTAAAAAACCCAGAGTTATTCAGAGAAATAGGAATTGAACCACCTAAAGGGGTATTACTGTACGGACCACCTGGTACTGGTAAGACAATGCTAGCTAAGGCTGTAGCTACTGAAAGTAATGCAACATTCATTCAAGTAGTGGCGTCAGAATTTGCACAAAAATTTGTAGGAGAAGGTGCGAGAATTGTAAGAGAAGTCTTCGAATTAGCTAGAAGAAAAGCACCGTCTATTGTGTTTATTGACGAAATAGATGCTATCGGAGCTAAAAGAATAGATTTAGGTACTAGTGGAGAGAGAGAAGTACAAAGGACATTAATGCAACTTTTAGCTGAAATAGACGGATTCAAGCCCCTTGATAACGTAAAAATAATAGCTGCTACTAACAGAATCGACATCTTAGACCCGGCATTATTGAGGCCAGGCAGGTTTGATAGGCTAATAGAAGTACCGTTACCAGACGTTAAAGGCAGAGAAGAAATATTTAAAATATACTTATCAAAAATGAAAATAGACTCTAGTATTAATTATAATGAATTAGCTAAATTGACAGAAGGGCTAAGTGGAGCTGACATTAAAAATATATGTACAGAAGCTGGGTATAATGCAATTAGAGATGGAAGAAAATATATAACATATAAGGATATTACTGTAGCAATAGATAAAGTAAAGAAGAGTAGGTTTAAAAATAAAATACCAGAGAGACATGAAAAATACACATGA
- a CDS encoding DNA-directed RNA polymerase subunit G: MQSIQPGKVSLLCKVNRIEQGSLKNLLILKLECEDNILIESDIVEEINLFREGENVRVEISREKPSYTEKDFCAHGYLFYEKTQEDGSTLDQISLYGLIVKISSKGKGLIMDNMFKMMDHVYYCIKKS, encoded by the coding sequence ATGCAATCTATCCAGCCAGGTAAGGTGTCCTTGTTATGTAAGGTCAATAGAATTGAACAAGGGAGTTTGAAAAACTTATTAATATTGAAATTAGAATGCGAAGATAACATATTAATCGAATCAGATATAGTAGAAGAGATAAACCTATTCAGGGAAGGAGAAAATGTGAGAGTAGAGATTTCAAGAGAAAAACCTAGCTATACAGAAAAAGATTTTTGTGCACACGGCTACTTATTCTATGAGAAAACCCAAGAAGATGGATCTACGTTAGACCAGATTTCTCTTTACGGGCTAATAGTTAAGATATCTTCTAAGGGTAAAGGGTTAATAATGGATAATATGTTCAAAATGATGGATCATGTTTATTACTGTATAAAGAAATCATAA
- a CDS encoding multiprotein bridging factor aMBF1, giving the protein MQSQAIKYCELCGSPIRGNGITVLFEGSIITVCPACYARIKKSAKITDLPKKPQSKKSIKPSMPKVNNEVELEVVDDYYKLIKEARERLKLTQQQLALQLKVSENIIKRFESGKLKPTIQQAKQLEKLLGVKLLVPVEEGGEEEEETDFNLTLGDVAHIREGKS; this is encoded by the coding sequence ATGCAAAGTCAGGCAATAAAATACTGTGAATTATGTGGTTCACCTATAAGAGGTAACGGAATAACCGTATTATTTGAAGGGAGTATTATTACGGTATGTCCCGCATGTTATGCAAGGATCAAAAAAAGTGCAAAAATTACCGATTTACCCAAAAAACCACAATCTAAGAAAAGTATAAAACCGTCAATGCCAAAAGTAAACAACGAAGTGGAGCTAGAAGTAGTAGACGATTATTATAAGTTAATAAAAGAAGCCAGAGAGAGACTAAAGCTTACACAGCAGCAACTAGCTCTACAATTAAAGGTCTCTGAAAATATAATAAAACGATTTGAAAGTGGTAAGTTAAAGCCTACTATTCAGCAAGCTAAACAACTAGAAAAACTACTTGGAGTTAAACTATTAGTTCCCGTAGAAGAAGGAGGAGAAGAAGAGGAGGAGACTGATTTTAATCTCACCTTAGGCGACGTTGCCCACATAAGAGAGGGTAAAAGTTGA
- the thsB gene encoding thermosome subunit beta, whose protein sequence is MSSTATVATTPEGIPVIILKEGSSRTYGKEALRINIAAVKAVEEALKTTYGPRGMDKMLVDSLGDITITNDGATILDKMDLQHPAAKLLVQIAKGQDEETADGTKTAVIFSGELVKKAEELLYKEIHPTIIVSGFKKAEEQALKTIQEIATNISINDTDVLRKVAMTSLYSKAVAGAREYLSDIVVKAVTQVAELRGNKWYVDLDNIQIVKKHGGSINDTQIVYGIVVDKEVVHPGMPKRIENAKIALLDASLEVEKPELDAEIRINDPTQMQKFLEEEENLLREKVEKIAQTGANVVICQKGIDEVAQHYLAKKGILAVRRAKKSDLEKLARATGGRVVSNIDELTAQDLGYAALVEERKVGEDKMVFVEGAKNPKAVSILIRGGLERVVDETERALRDALGTVADVIRDGRAVAGGGAVEIEIAKRLRKYAPQVGGKEQLAIEAYANALESLVMILIENGGYDPIDLIVKLRSAHENEANKWVGINVYTGQIEDMWKLGVIEPALVKMNAIKAATEASTLILRIDDLISAGKKSESKGGEKGGENKPSEED, encoded by the coding sequence ATGTCATCCACAGCTACTGTAGCTACTACTCCAGAAGGTATTCCAGTTATAATATTAAAGGAAGGCTCAAGTAGGACTTATGGAAAAGAAGCCCTTAGAATTAACATTGCAGCAGTAAAAGCTGTAGAAGAAGCGCTTAAGACAACATACGGACCAAGAGGAATGGATAAGATGCTGGTAGATAGCCTTGGAGATATAACAATTACAAACGATGGAGCTACAATTTTAGATAAGATGGATTTACAGCACCCAGCAGCTAAACTTTTAGTTCAAATAGCTAAAGGGCAAGACGAGGAAACAGCTGACGGTACAAAGACAGCTGTGATTTTTTCAGGAGAATTAGTTAAGAAAGCAGAAGAACTATTATACAAAGAAATACACCCTACCATAATTGTAAGCGGATTTAAGAAAGCAGAAGAACAAGCACTAAAAACAATCCAAGAGATAGCCACAAATATATCTATAAATGATACAGACGTGTTAAGAAAGGTAGCTATGACATCCTTATACAGCAAAGCAGTAGCAGGAGCCAGAGAATATTTATCAGACATTGTAGTGAAAGCCGTCACACAAGTAGCAGAATTAAGAGGTAATAAGTGGTACGTTGATTTAGATAATATACAGATTGTTAAGAAACACGGTGGCAGTATTAACGATACTCAAATAGTATATGGTATAGTGGTCGATAAAGAAGTAGTACACCCTGGTATGCCAAAGAGAATAGAAAATGCTAAGATTGCATTGCTTGATGCTTCATTAGAAGTAGAGAAACCTGAACTTGATGCAGAAATTAGAATAAATGATCCTACCCAAATGCAAAAGTTCCTTGAGGAAGAGGAAAACTTACTAAGGGAGAAGGTCGAAAAGATCGCACAAACTGGTGCTAATGTCGTTATATGCCAGAAGGGTATTGATGAAGTAGCTCAACACTATTTAGCCAAAAAAGGAATCCTAGCTGTAAGGAGGGCAAAGAAGAGTGATCTTGAAAAGCTAGCAAGAGCTACAGGCGGTAGAGTAGTCTCTAATATAGATGAATTAACGGCCCAAGATTTAGGTTATGCTGCATTGGTAGAGGAAAGGAAAGTAGGAGAAGATAAAATGGTATTTGTAGAAGGCGCAAAGAATCCAAAGGCTGTAAGTATATTAATTAGAGGAGGTCTGGAGAGAGTAGTTGACGAGACAGAGAGAGCACTAAGAGATGCATTAGGTACTGTAGCAGATGTGATAAGAGATGGTAGGGCTGTAGCAGGTGGAGGAGCAGTCGAAATTGAAATAGCTAAAAGACTGAGGAAGTATGCACCACAAGTAGGAGGAAAGGAGCAATTAGCAATTGAAGCATATGCTAACGCATTAGAAAGTTTAGTTATGATACTAATTGAAAACGGTGGATATGACCCAATAGACCTTATAGTAAAGTTAAGAAGTGCTCATGAAAATGAGGCAAATAAGTGGGTAGGAATTAACGTATACACTGGACAGATAGAAGATATGTGGAAATTAGGAGTAATAGAACCTGCACTAGTTAAGATGAATGCAATAAAAGCAGCTACGGAAGCATCAACACTTATACTTAGGATTGATGACTTGATATCTGCAGGTAAGAAGAGCGAAAGCAAAGGAGGAGAAAAGGGAGGAGAAAATAAGCCCTCAGAAGAAGACTAA
- a CDS encoding PUA domain-containing protein produces the protein MINLTEAKAASESEIKLLKAIALYQFSPEISECLFPPNEKFFIQYSASTGKIRNILDSNYRLFLVLRAQDYLFSLTEISALIVKKCSQKPKFRFVVQNDISQFIRDGRNVFCKFVLDADNNIRAGDEVLVVNEDDELLAIGRARVSGEEVKQYKRGVAVIVKREIKDEY, from the coding sequence ATGATTAACTTAACTGAGGCTAAAGCTGCATCAGAATCCGAAATTAAATTACTTAAAGCGATAGCATTGTATCAGTTTTCGCCTGAAATTTCAGAATGTTTATTTCCTCCTAATGAAAAGTTTTTTATTCAATATTCTGCTTCTACTGGTAAAATCAGAAACATACTTGATTCAAATTATAGACTTTTCTTAGTTCTTAGAGCTCAAGATTATCTGTTCTCGCTAACTGAAATTAGCGCCTTGATCGTTAAAAAGTGTAGCCAAAAACCTAAATTTAGATTTGTAGTACAAAACGATATCTCGCAATTCATTAGAGATGGAAGAAATGTATTTTGTAAATTTGTACTTGATGCCGATAATAACATAAGAGCTGGTGACGAAGTTCTAGTAGTAAACGAAGATGACGAGTTGCTCGCTATAGGTAGAGCAAGAGTCTCTGGAGAGGAAGTAAAACAATATAAAAGGGGTGTTGCTGTAATTGTTAAGAGGGAGATAAAAGATGAATATTAA
- the psmB gene encoding archaeal proteasome endopeptidase complex subunit beta: MEELPATALGIQLNDGIILAGERRLSYGNFVLSRSAKKVFKIGRFGIAGAGIIGDVQTLSRIMDVEIRYYEMYNNRKISTKAAAQLLSVILYQNKWMPYISELLFGGFDENGPKMYILDPVGSLIEDVYAAVGSGARIAIGVLESEYKPDLTLDKAKEIVIKAMRASIERDVTSGDGIDLLTIKKDGIHEEFIRVIE, translated from the coding sequence ATGGAGGAATTACCTGCAACTGCTTTAGGTATCCAATTAAATGACGGAATTATCCTTGCAGGAGAAAGAAGGTTAAGCTACGGAAATTTCGTATTAAGTAGGTCAGCAAAGAAAGTCTTCAAAATAGGACGTTTCGGAATAGCTGGTGCTGGGATAATAGGAGATGTGCAGACATTATCGCGAATTATGGATGTAGAAATACGATATTATGAAATGTATAATAATAGGAAAATAAGCACTAAAGCCGCAGCTCAACTACTATCTGTAATACTATATCAGAACAAGTGGATGCCATATATTTCTGAGCTATTGTTCGGTGGATTTGACGAGAATGGCCCTAAAATGTATATTCTAGATCCAGTAGGTTCTTTAATAGAAGATGTTTATGCAGCTGTAGGATCAGGAGCTAGAATAGCCATAGGTGTATTAGAGAGTGAGTATAAACCAGATTTAACATTAGATAAAGCAAAAGAGATAGTGATTAAAGCTATGAGAGCGTCAATTGAAAGGGATGTAACATCTGGCGATGGAATAGACCTATTAACAATAAAGAAAGATGGAATTCATGAAGAGTTCATAAGGGTAATTGAATAA
- the tgtA gene encoding tRNA guanosine(15) transglycosylase TgtA yields MVGEFEIKEEDLAGRIGILSTLHGNIETPTFFPVINPVKSEITVEDIKKVGFNNIITNAYLVKKNLNIKSHIHDYFSFNGIIMTDSGAYQILQYGEISISNKEIVEYELEIKPDIAVILDVPTGDVKNESDAKLSVDETLRRINESLPHVRSSSDQIIWVYPIQGGRFLDLLAYSAKYSFQFDEFKMLALGSPTVLMQRYEYVPLIDMIYTAKSNVTRGKAFHLFGGGLPHIMPFAVALGVDSFDSASYILYARDNRYITRDRVYRLEELEYFPCSCPVCSKYTPKDLQEMEQKDRTRLLAIHNLYVIKEEINAIKQSIKEGRLFEYLQQKAFSHPRVYDAFKSVLKYADYLEKFDPRTKGEIKGVFLYNKDSLARPEIKRHERLLREKIIHKADKSANHKKRVVITCEDGYYDDINSEVEVYLLNPFYGPIPIELKNSFPYSQYETPTIIDDEIIEQERKKLKDFLYDMRDNISSISVIKCEKLHINSTRDVPIELFLDQL; encoded by the coding sequence ATGGTAGGAGAATTTGAAATAAAAGAAGAAGACTTAGCAGGAAGGATAGGGATTCTAAGTACATTACACGGTAATATTGAAACACCAACTTTTTTCCCTGTAATTAATCCTGTTAAATCTGAGATAACCGTAGAAGATATAAAAAAAGTTGGGTTTAATAACATAATAACCAACGCTTATTTAGTAAAGAAAAATCTTAACATTAAATCTCACATACACGACTACTTCAGTTTTAATGGAATAATAATGACTGATTCGGGTGCATACCAAATTTTACAATATGGGGAGATAAGTATTTCTAACAAGGAAATCGTAGAATATGAATTAGAGATAAAACCAGATATCGCTGTAATTTTAGACGTGCCTACTGGTGATGTGAAAAACGAATCGGATGCAAAACTTTCAGTAGATGAAACCTTACGCAGGATAAATGAGTCGTTACCTCACGTTAGATCTTCATCAGATCAAATTATCTGGGTATACCCGATTCAGGGAGGAAGGTTTCTTGACTTGTTAGCATATTCAGCGAAGTACTCATTTCAGTTTGATGAGTTCAAGATGTTAGCTCTAGGGAGTCCTACAGTTTTAATGCAAAGATACGAATACGTGCCTCTAATAGATATGATATACACGGCAAAGTCTAATGTTACTAGGGGAAAAGCATTTCACTTATTTGGAGGGGGTCTGCCCCATATAATGCCTTTTGCTGTAGCTTTAGGAGTAGACTCTTTCGATTCAGCATCATATATATTATATGCCCGTGATAATAGATATATTACCAGAGATAGGGTATACAGATTAGAGGAGCTAGAATATTTCCCTTGTTCTTGCCCGGTCTGCTCTAAGTATACGCCAAAAGATTTACAAGAGATGGAACAGAAAGATAGGACAAGGCTACTTGCGATCCATAATCTTTATGTAATTAAAGAAGAGATCAACGCGATAAAGCAATCCATAAAGGAAGGCAGATTATTTGAATATTTACAACAAAAGGCGTTTTCTCATCCCAGAGTATATGATGCTTTTAAATCAGTTCTTAAATATGCAGATTACCTAGAAAAATTCGACCCACGAACTAAAGGTGAAATAAAAGGTGTTTTTTTGTATAATAAAGACTCATTAGCGAGGCCTGAAATAAAAAGGCATGAAAGATTATTAAGGGAGAAGATTATTCATAAGGCTGATAAAAGTGCAAACCATAAAAAGAGAGTTGTGATAACATGTGAGGATGGGTACTATGATGATATTAATTCTGAAGTAGAAGTTTACTTGCTTAATCCGTTTTATGGACCTATTCCTATTGAGCTTAAAAATTCTTTTCCGTATTCACAGTATGAAACGCCTACAATAATAGATGATGAAATCATAGAACAAGAAAGGAAGAAACTAAAGGATTTCTTGTATGATATGAGAGATAATATAAGTTCTATTTCTGTAATAAAATGCGAAAAGTTACATATAAACTCTACCAGAGACGTTCCTATTGAGCTCTTTTTGGATCAACTCTAA
- a CDS encoding proteasome assembly chaperone family protein — protein sequence MNIKIVLKGISEEQLRGANFITGFRTLGEVGYIATRYIALKLGMRRVGFVLTKYLRDVTFLDEYGIATPFELFYDEKNHLLVLLSHLLPLQREANEFSETVIKWLKKLDVSNVILIGGLDRRYKTSNTNLRWLRTSKSQLNLNYPLIEKQLLMIGPLALFTIYSEIEDLPATVLLPYADRDRIDPAAAAIAVDEISKLLNIKIDVGELYEDAKKIEEELQKQLELIQKELNRNVSGRVYM from the coding sequence ATGAATATTAAGATTGTACTTAAAGGAATTAGCGAGGAACAATTAAGAGGGGCTAATTTCATCACTGGATTTAGAACCTTAGGAGAAGTAGGATATATAGCAACAAGGTATATAGCCCTGAAACTCGGAATGAGAAGAGTTGGGTTCGTGCTTACAAAATATCTACGTGACGTAACATTTTTAGATGAATACGGAATAGCAACTCCTTTTGAGCTGTTTTATGATGAAAAAAATCACCTTCTAGTATTGCTAAGCCATTTGCTACCATTACAAAGAGAGGCAAACGAGTTTTCCGAAACAGTTATTAAATGGCTTAAAAAGCTTGATGTTTCTAACGTAATTTTGATAGGAGGTCTTGATAGGAGATATAAAACTTCTAATACTAATTTACGATGGCTTAGGACTTCAAAAAGCCAGCTAAACCTTAATTATCCCCTAATCGAGAAACAACTATTAATGATAGGACCTCTTGCATTATTTACTATTTATTCAGAAATTGAAGATTTGCCTGCAACTGTCTTATTACCTTATGCAGATAGAGATAGAATAGATCCGGCAGCGGCGGCTATTGCAGTAGATGAGATAAGTAAACTGCTTAACATAAAGATAGATGTAGGAGAATTATATGAAGACGCTAAAAAGATAGAAGAAGAATTACAAAAGCAATTAGAGTTGATCCAAAAAGAGCTCAATAGGAACGTCTCTGGTAGAGTTTATATGTAA
- a CDS encoding Lsm family RNA-binding protein, which produces MSSRRISGDLNTLIDKTIIVKLSNNKTYSGVLSSFELTPFMISLTNAKDNENNSYYKVIINGSLVTEILVKNAPIFDPREFADLVSKELNIRSVDIKVYEEAGIVTILDKIKVSENGVEGSGPLAQKVYDIYNSYIEKKKKGT; this is translated from the coding sequence ATGAGTAGTAGGAGAATAAGTGGAGATTTGAATACTTTAATCGATAAAACTATTATAGTAAAACTATCCAATAACAAAACATATTCCGGGGTCTTAAGTTCTTTTGAATTGACCCCTTTCATGATATCGTTAACTAATGCTAAAGATAATGAGAATAATAGTTATTATAAAGTGATCATAAACGGCTCACTGGTAACAGAGATTTTAGTTAAGAATGCACCAATCTTCGATCCTAGAGAGTTTGCCGATTTGGTATCTAAAGAACTGAATATTAGATCTGTAGATATTAAAGTATATGAAGAGGCTGGTATAGTAACTATTTTAGATAAAATAAAGGTATCTGAAAATGGGGTAGAGGGGAGTGGTCCTCTAGCTCAAAAGGTTTATGATATATATAATAGTTATATAGAAAAGAAGAAAAAAGGAACGTAA
- the hisS gene encoding histidine--tRNA ligase — MVSYEPLRGMKDYYGKELEKIKFIEDTFRKIVNSAGYSEIYTPVVEEFELFSMKGGEELRNTMYVFKDKAEREIALRPEFTPSVVRAYLNKMQHLPKPVRLFYIGTVYRYDEPQFGRFREFRQAGIELIGSNSILADIEVVDLLLQIYSSLGLSKDIEIKINNIAIYRKIFNKINLDEAKQEHILHLIDKGKREEALRELKGTLYTDLINFLLEQNQVKIDSLDTVLSEVSKYENLELTEEIDKIKAISRIISDFNIKVNIDLGFVRGLAYYTGLIFEVKHYKVPFSIAGGGRYDSLVRLYGGNDTPAIGFAIGVERTALVLDSVDKLQSPKKGVLIIISTNDNRNSSEKDMISYGIKVLHKLRELGLIVSLNLKEQSISKLIPSYLEEGYSFIVIIGKKELEEKKITIKNLENKSQLSIPENSIEEYVKQII; from the coding sequence TTGGTATCTTATGAACCTCTAAGAGGAATGAAAGATTATTATGGCAAAGAATTAGAGAAGATTAAATTTATTGAAGATACCTTTAGGAAAATTGTAAATAGTGCAGGGTATTCAGAAATATACACTCCCGTAGTAGAAGAATTTGAATTATTTTCTATGAAAGGCGGTGAAGAGCTTAGGAATACAATGTATGTTTTCAAAGATAAAGCTGAAAGAGAAATAGCGTTAAGACCCGAGTTTACTCCTAGTGTAGTCAGGGCATATTTAAATAAAATGCAACACCTTCCAAAGCCGGTAAGACTATTCTATATAGGTACAGTTTATAGATATGATGAACCTCAATTTGGTAGATTTAGAGAATTTAGGCAAGCCGGAATAGAATTAATAGGTTCTAATAGTATCTTAGCGGACATAGAGGTGGTTGACTTATTGCTTCAAATATATTCCTCTTTAGGCCTCTCTAAAGATATAGAAATTAAAATAAATAACATAGCAATTTATAGAAAAATTTTCAATAAGATAAATCTTGATGAAGCTAAACAAGAACACATACTTCATCTAATAGATAAAGGGAAAAGGGAAGAGGCTTTAAGAGAATTAAAAGGTACACTATATACAGATCTAATAAACTTTCTGCTTGAACAAAATCAAGTAAAAATAGATTCTTTAGACACGGTACTGAGTGAAGTTTCAAAGTACGAAAATTTAGAGTTAACCGAAGAAATAGATAAGATAAAAGCAATTAGTAGAATTATATCTGATTTCAATATTAAAGTAAACATAGATTTAGGATTTGTAAGAGGTCTAGCTTATTATACGGGCTTGATCTTTGAGGTTAAGCATTATAAGGTTCCTTTTAGTATAGCAGGAGGAGGAAGATATGACAGTTTAGTTAGGCTATATGGAGGTAATGATACACCAGCTATAGGGTTTGCCATCGGGGTTGAAAGGACCGCATTAGTACTAGATAGTGTAGATAAATTACAAAGCCCAAAAAAAGGTGTTTTAATTATTATCTCTACTAACGATAATAGAAACAGCAGTGAAAAAGATATGATATCATATGGAATTAAAGTATTGCACAAGTTAAGGGAGTTAGGTTTAATAGTATCCCTAAACCTTAAGGAGCAGTCCATATCTAAACTTATCCCTTCATATTTAGAAGAGGGATATTCATTTATAGTGATAATAGGTAAGAAAGAATTAGAAGAAAAAAAGATAACTATTAAAAACCTAGAAAATAAATCTCAGCTCTCGATCCCAGAAAACAGTATAGAGGAGTATGTTAAGCAAATAATTTAA
- a CDS encoding TFIIB-type zinc ribbon-containing protein, whose protein sequence is MECPYCKNKDLIWDYKNGIIVCSSCGSVIDQIFEQYENAVDEPVNVANYKSVYEPFILKSLSIKNRTDAIVNKNIKRNRLGKLKRSVEEKFIFYNGSVVRESSIIPLKYIENNEKLLIIYDLIERFPQFRDKHIKYKVALTFYFYDKSLFNKVQHNLGISKKYFEKILSKVSTRERILIKNKIEELLFQREITVPTELL, encoded by the coding sequence ATGGAGTGTCCTTATTGTAAAAATAAAGACTTGATCTGGGATTATAAGAACGGTATTATAGTATGCAGTAGTTGCGGTTCGGTAATAGACCAGATATTTGAACAATATGAAAATGCCGTGGATGAACCAGTTAATGTAGCTAATTATAAGTCTGTGTATGAACCATTTATCCTTAAGTCTTTATCTATTAAAAATAGAACCGATGCGATCGTCAATAAAAATATAAAAAGGAACCGTCTTGGCAAATTAAAAAGATCTGTAGAGGAAAAATTCATATTTTATAATGGTAGTGTCGTTAGAGAATCCTCCATTATACCCCTAAAATACATTGAAAATAACGAGAAATTATTAATTATCTACGACCTTATTGAAAGATTTCCACAATTCAGAGATAAACATATAAAATATAAAGTAGCATTAACGTTCTACTTCTATGATAAATCTTTATTCAACAAAGTGCAACATAATCTAGGAATTAGTAAGAAATATTTCGAAAAAATTTTATCTAAAGTATCTACGAGAGAAAGGATTTTAATAAAAAATAAAATAGAAGAGCTACTCTTTCAGAGAGAAATAACGGTTCCAACAGAACTTTTATAG